Proteins from a single region of Gordonia hongkongensis:
- a CDS encoding SDR family NAD(P)-dependent oxidoreductase has translation MDISRASALVTGGAGGLGEATVRTLAAAGTSVVIADLNDEKGKALEVELGDHVRYVSTDVLDESSVNAALAVANELAPLRIVVNAHGGSAGASRVVGRDGEPASFEQFQWYVNLFLNGTFNVLRLGAASMAKNEPDEVGNRGVIVNTASIAAFEGQIGQTAYSAAKGGVVGLTLPAARDLTKQGIRVMAIAPGTFFTPAFKMEREEAEKYWGSTVPYPSRMGSPSEYAALVEHIAKNDYLNGEVIRIDGALRFQPK, from the coding sequence ATGGATATCAGTCGCGCATCCGCGCTCGTCACCGGTGGCGCCGGCGGTCTCGGAGAGGCCACGGTTCGCACCCTGGCCGCCGCGGGTACGTCCGTGGTCATCGCCGACCTGAACGATGAGAAAGGCAAGGCCCTCGAAGTCGAACTCGGTGACCACGTGCGCTACGTCAGCACCGACGTGCTCGACGAGAGCAGTGTCAACGCGGCCCTCGCGGTCGCCAACGAGCTTGCGCCCCTTCGGATAGTCGTCAACGCGCACGGCGGGTCCGCTGGCGCGTCACGCGTGGTCGGTCGCGACGGTGAGCCGGCCTCGTTCGAACAGTTCCAGTGGTACGTCAATCTGTTCCTCAACGGGACCTTCAACGTCCTGCGACTCGGCGCCGCCTCGATGGCCAAGAACGAGCCCGACGAGGTCGGCAACCGTGGTGTCATCGTCAACACCGCGAGCATCGCCGCGTTCGAAGGTCAGATCGGACAGACCGCCTACTCCGCGGCCAAGGGCGGCGTCGTCGGTCTGACGCTGCCTGCCGCGCGCGACCTCACCAAGCAGGGCATCCGCGTGATGGCCATCGCACCGGGCACCTTCTTCACACCGGCCTTCAAGATGGAACGGGAGGAGGCCGAAAAGTACTGGGGTTCAACGGTTCCTTACCCATCTCGGATGGGTAGCCCGTCAGAGTACGCCGCCCTGGTGGAGCACATCGCGAAGAACGACTACCTCAACGGCGAGGTCATTCGCATCGACGGAGCGCTGCGGTTCCAGCCCAAATAG
- a CDS encoding TIGR03857 family LLM class F420-dependent oxidoreductase, protein MTDEKANFSGIAFDPALGTGRPPRPAVGAYTLPGRVPDPRPVIGQAVEAERLGLSTLWLSERWGTKDFGVIAGSIGQVTDTIEIASGITHFQSRHPAMLASMAMTAQAMSNGRIVIGIGRSVDAMWRAVGLPPSTNASIVDSAELFRRLCRGEKVTYDGPAGRYPSLRLADVPDQPVPPLVFAAIGPRGLGIAGRYFDGVLLHPFLTPEAVARSVRVVRQAEKDAKRASGSVRIYATVVVASGLDPAEELAVIGGRAVTYYQIPGFGEQLAKVNGWSVEDLDALRAHPHLRGVRGAADSVRTREQLTEVASSLPEEWIRSASAVGSGTECWRTFDRYRDAGADELVLHGSTPDQLGPLFGSAEGAVPSLV, encoded by the coding sequence ATGACCGACGAAAAAGCCAACTTTTCGGGGATCGCGTTCGATCCTGCGCTCGGGACCGGGCGACCGCCTCGGCCGGCGGTGGGTGCGTACACGCTTCCAGGGCGCGTACCGGATCCCCGGCCGGTGATCGGCCAGGCGGTCGAGGCCGAGCGCCTGGGCTTGAGCACACTGTGGCTCAGCGAGCGGTGGGGCACGAAGGATTTCGGTGTCATCGCCGGGTCGATCGGCCAGGTCACGGACACGATCGAGATCGCCTCGGGGATCACTCATTTCCAGTCCAGGCATCCGGCGATGCTCGCTTCGATGGCGATGACGGCCCAGGCGATGTCGAATGGACGGATCGTCATCGGGATCGGCCGCTCGGTCGACGCGATGTGGCGTGCGGTCGGGCTACCCCCATCCACGAATGCCTCGATCGTCGACTCGGCCGAACTGTTCCGACGGCTGTGTCGCGGCGAGAAGGTCACATACGACGGACCGGCCGGCAGATATCCCTCGCTACGCCTGGCCGATGTTCCGGACCAGCCGGTTCCGCCGTTGGTGTTCGCCGCGATCGGCCCCCGGGGGCTCGGCATCGCGGGCCGGTACTTCGACGGGGTGCTGTTGCACCCGTTCCTGACACCGGAGGCCGTCGCCCGATCGGTCCGGGTCGTCCGTCAGGCGGAGAAGGATGCGAAACGCGCCTCCGGCAGCGTGCGGATCTACGCCACCGTGGTCGTGGCCTCCGGCCTCGACCCCGCCGAGGAACTGGCCGTGATCGGTGGCCGTGCGGTGACGTACTACCAGATCCCGGGGTTCGGCGAGCAGCTGGCGAAGGTCAACGGATGGTCGGTCGAGGATCTGGACGCGCTCCGTGCGCATCCGCACCTGCGCGGTGTCCGGGGGGCGGCGGATTCGGTTCGGACACGCGAACAGCTCACCGAGGTGGCGTCCTCGCTACCCGAGGAATGGATCCGGTCGGCGTCCGCGGTGGGTTCGGGGACCGAATGCTGGCGGACATTCGATCGGTACCGCGATGCCGGCGCCGACGAACTGGTTCTGCACGGTAGTACGCCCGATCAGCTCGGACCGCTGTTCGGCAGCGCCGAGGGCGCGGTACCGTCGTTGGTCTAG
- a CDS encoding TetR/AcrR family transcriptional regulator, which yields MSDATPITRRASYGPSSPEVGSRGANTRTKIVEVSLDLFGRLGFFNTSVDAIAKEADISRATLYQYFPGKDEIFLELLDVCGRALFRVARRIGPLGPTKVGFDNLNWWLGEWSWVFDRYSTMFVQWTSVAMSDTSVRPQIDTFMSAYTKLVTDRLERSDLQGIEPRVAAMAMIAIVHRINLFLATDRTYGRDTQAVVDSLSVYLQLLLFPETPSSVLNSIPLETPPEDVVIEVPPLPSTVGLSVEDRTANLSKRAINTVRTLVDAGAKQFQLKGYHRTSVDDIVEEAGLARGTFYKYFSEKQDLLVAISIEAADLAIDHAERLSKINLTDPDTTELRAWIRSLDDFMRRYSGSIGAWNEQTTDNDIVGQLGVCGQAAMDAAMVADLVATRRDYPFDPVVAAIIFRSLVARIPQAAREQSPPLSEDETADLLIACIRRGFFSHLA from the coding sequence ATGTCAGATGCAACGCCGATAACGCGCAGGGCCAGCTATGGCCCGTCGAGCCCCGAGGTGGGCAGCCGGGGCGCGAACACACGCACCAAGATCGTCGAGGTCTCCCTGGATCTGTTCGGCCGGCTGGGCTTCTTCAACACCTCCGTGGACGCCATCGCCAAAGAGGCCGACATCTCGAGGGCCACGCTCTACCAGTACTTTCCCGGCAAGGACGAGATTTTCCTCGAACTCCTGGATGTGTGCGGGCGGGCTCTGTTCCGGGTCGCGCGGCGTATCGGCCCGCTGGGCCCGACCAAGGTCGGATTCGACAACCTCAACTGGTGGCTCGGCGAGTGGAGCTGGGTCTTCGACCGATACTCCACGATGTTCGTGCAGTGGACGAGTGTGGCCATGTCCGACACCTCCGTCCGGCCGCAGATCGACACTTTCATGTCGGCCTACACAAAGCTGGTCACCGACAGGCTCGAGCGTTCGGACCTGCAGGGAATCGAACCGCGGGTGGCCGCGATGGCGATGATCGCGATCGTGCACCGCATCAACCTGTTCCTCGCCACTGATCGCACCTACGGTCGAGACACCCAGGCGGTGGTCGACTCGCTGTCTGTCTACCTGCAGTTGTTGCTGTTCCCCGAGACCCCGTCGTCCGTCCTCAACAGCATTCCTCTGGAGACGCCGCCCGAGGACGTGGTCATCGAGGTGCCTCCGCTGCCTTCGACCGTCGGCCTGTCCGTCGAGGACCGGACCGCGAATCTGAGCAAGCGTGCGATCAACACCGTGCGCACTCTGGTGGATGCCGGCGCGAAGCAGTTCCAGCTCAAGGGATATCACCGTACGAGCGTCGACGACATCGTAGAAGAGGCCGGACTCGCCCGCGGGACGTTCTACAAGTACTTCAGCGAGAAGCAGGACCTCCTGGTCGCCATCAGCATCGAAGCCGCCGATCTGGCGATAGATCACGCCGAGCGCCTGAGCAAGATCAATCTCACCGACCCGGACACCACAGAGCTCCGTGCCTGGATCCGCAGCCTGGACGATTTCATGAGGCGCTACTCGGGTTCGATCGGGGCGTGGAACGAGCAGACCACGGACAACGACATCGTGGGTCAACTCGGCGTCTGCGGGCAGGCGGCCATGGATGCGGCGATGGTGGCCGACCTCGTCGCGACGCGACGTGACTATCCGTTCGACCCCGTGGTCGCGGCCATCATCTTCCGCTCACTGGTCGCCAGAATTCCGCAGGCCGCGCGGGAACAGTCACCTCCGCTGTCGGAGGACGAGACCGCCGATCTCCTGATCGCGTGCATCCGGCGCGGATTCTTCAGCCATCTGGCCTGA
- a CDS encoding MaoC/PaaZ C-terminal domain-containing protein: protein MTALTVGSTATPRQFGPLTRQMFVRYSGASGDLNPMHYDDTMARSAGNPSVFSQGMHQSALLATFATDWLGAENVRRYGVRFREQVWPDDVLTCTGAVTAITENARGETIAAVELTCTRQNGAVAIAGSADFVVPHVAA, encoded by the coding sequence ATGACCGCCCTCACCGTCGGAAGCACCGCCACGCCTCGACAGTTCGGACCGCTGACCCGTCAGATGTTCGTCCGGTACTCGGGAGCCTCTGGGGACCTGAACCCGATGCACTACGACGACACCATGGCACGCAGCGCCGGGAACCCGTCCGTGTTCTCGCAGGGAATGCACCAGTCCGCGTTGCTCGCGACCTTTGCGACCGACTGGCTCGGGGCCGAGAACGTACGCCGTTACGGTGTGCGGTTCCGTGAACAGGTATGGCCGGACGATGTCCTGACCTGCACCGGCGCGGTCACCGCGATCACCGAGAACGCCCGCGGCGAGACCATTGCCGCCGTCGAGTTGACGTGCACCCGGCAGAATGGCGCGGTCGCCATCGCCGGATCGGCCGATTTCGTCGTACCACATGTGGCAGCGTGA
- a CDS encoding aldehyde dehydrogenase → MYVSGKWSPTSGPPIEVRSPADGELLGRVGEATAADVAVAVEAARTALEHGPWQSSTAAIRAQAITALADAIGARTKELADVVSAEVGSPRKWTTFGQLATALGVYRACAAIVEDYEFEERRPSATGGEVLVRRLPVGVVGAIVPWNAPLFTAALKMAPALAAGCTIVLKPSPEAPLALSMLAECIEEAGIPAGVINIVSGGVATGAALVAHPGVDKISFTGSTAAGKQIGAACAQDVRRVTLELGGKSAAVVLDDVVVDATLINGLVTGVMANNGQICAAQTRILLPRSCYDEILEPFAAAVSAMRIGDPAERDTEVGPVINAASRDRIENAVAGAVDAGARLVAGGTRPDGFDSGSYVSPTVLADVDNDMAIARDELFGPVAVVIAYDDENDAVAVANDSEYGLAGAVWSADPVRASRVAARIRTGSVSINSAAPLDFGSPFGGFKKSGIGREGGPEGIAAYLESQSIIL, encoded by the coding sequence ATGTACGTATCGGGAAAATGGAGTCCGACATCGGGGCCGCCGATCGAGGTCCGTTCGCCCGCCGACGGCGAATTGCTCGGACGGGTCGGCGAGGCGACCGCGGCCGACGTCGCCGTCGCGGTCGAGGCCGCCCGGACGGCGCTCGAGCATGGCCCGTGGCAGTCCAGCACCGCCGCCATCCGCGCACAGGCGATCACCGCCCTGGCCGATGCGATCGGAGCACGGACGAAAGAGTTGGCCGACGTCGTCTCCGCCGAGGTCGGGTCACCACGGAAGTGGACGACCTTCGGGCAACTGGCCACCGCCCTCGGGGTCTACCGGGCCTGTGCGGCGATCGTCGAGGACTACGAGTTCGAGGAGAGACGCCCGTCGGCGACGGGTGGCGAGGTTCTGGTGCGTCGACTCCCGGTCGGTGTGGTGGGAGCGATCGTGCCCTGGAACGCACCGTTGTTCACCGCCGCGTTGAAGATGGCTCCGGCGCTGGCCGCCGGGTGCACGATCGTCCTCAAGCCGTCACCGGAGGCACCGCTCGCCCTCTCGATGCTGGCGGAGTGCATCGAGGAAGCCGGTATCCCGGCGGGGGTGATCAACATCGTCTCCGGTGGTGTGGCCACGGGAGCGGCGCTCGTCGCCCACCCTGGTGTGGACAAGATCAGCTTCACCGGATCGACCGCTGCCGGAAAACAGATCGGCGCCGCGTGTGCGCAGGACGTCCGTCGAGTGACCCTCGAATTGGGAGGCAAGTCGGCCGCTGTCGTGCTGGACGATGTCGTGGTCGACGCCACCCTCATCAACGGACTGGTCACCGGCGTGATGGCCAACAACGGGCAGATCTGTGCCGCGCAGACGCGGATCCTGCTGCCGCGCAGTTGCTACGACGAGATCCTCGAGCCGTTTGCGGCAGCAGTCTCGGCGATGCGCATCGGTGATCCAGCAGAACGTGACACCGAGGTGGGACCGGTCATCAACGCGGCGTCCCGCGACAGAATCGAGAACGCGGTGGCGGGCGCGGTCGACGCCGGTGCTCGCCTGGTCGCCGGCGGTACCCGCCCTGACGGTTTCGACAGCGGTTCGTATGTCAGCCCGACTGTGCTGGCGGACGTCGACAACGACATGGCGATCGCCCGTGACGAGTTGTTCGGGCCGGTTGCGGTGGTCATCGCCTACGACGACGAGAACGACGCGGTCGCCGTGGCCAACGACTCGGAGTACGGACTCGCGGGTGCGGTCTGGTCGGCGGATCCGGTGCGGGCAAGCCGGGTGGCGGCGCGTATCCGAACCGGTTCGGTGTCGATCAACTCAGCGGCGCCACTGGACTTCGGGAGTCCCTTCGGTGGTTTCAAGAAATCAGGTATCGGACGCGAGGGTGGCCCGGAAGGCATTGCGGCATACCTCGAATCGCAATCGATCATCCTCTGA
- a CDS encoding NDMA-dependent alcohol dehydrogenase produces the protein METKAAVLWERNTAWQIETIELDAPKEQEVLVELHASGMCHSDEHIVTGDMPFRLPCIGGHEGAGVVKQVGSHVSWLQPGDHVVFGFIPSCGRCPSCSNGHQNLCDLGAKIYSGNQIQDDTARHHTKGEDLALACGVGSFAHHTVVNEASCIKIEPHHPLDRACLLGCGFITGWGSAVYTADVQPGENVVVAGVGGIGAAAVQGAKLSGARTVTVIDPSEYKREIALRMGATHVAESWEDARGVVAEATWHRGADKFICAMGVGEGRLVAKALAMTAKRGRLIVTNIHPMLEREISVNLMDLTLQEKQIVGSLYGSANPRADIPKVLELWSGGFVDLDAMVTRSYPLEGVNDGYDDMRAGNNVRGILRYPAADAPEDQSLEKAAAGV, from the coding sequence ATGGAGACCAAGGCCGCGGTTCTGTGGGAGCGCAACACAGCTTGGCAGATCGAGACCATCGAACTCGATGCCCCGAAAGAACAAGAGGTGCTCGTCGAGCTGCATGCCTCGGGGATGTGTCACTCCGACGAGCACATCGTGACCGGCGACATGCCGTTCCGGTTGCCCTGTATCGGCGGGCATGAGGGTGCGGGTGTGGTGAAACAGGTCGGCTCCCACGTGTCGTGGCTACAGCCGGGCGACCACGTCGTGTTCGGATTCATCCCGTCCTGTGGACGGTGCCCGTCGTGTTCCAACGGGCATCAGAACCTGTGCGATCTGGGTGCCAAGATCTACAGCGGGAACCAGATCCAGGACGATACGGCGCGCCATCACACCAAGGGGGAGGACCTCGCGCTCGCCTGTGGCGTGGGTTCTTTCGCCCACCACACGGTGGTCAACGAGGCGAGCTGCATCAAGATCGAACCGCACCACCCCCTGGACCGCGCATGCCTACTCGGTTGCGGATTCATCACCGGATGGGGATCGGCGGTCTACACCGCCGACGTCCAGCCCGGCGAGAACGTCGTCGTCGCCGGGGTCGGGGGCATCGGAGCCGCGGCGGTCCAGGGGGCGAAGCTCTCCGGGGCGCGGACGGTCACCGTCATCGATCCGTCGGAGTACAAGCGGGAGATCGCACTTCGGATGGGTGCCACACACGTGGCCGAATCGTGGGAGGACGCCCGGGGTGTGGTCGCGGAGGCGACGTGGCACCGGGGAGCCGACAAGTTCATCTGCGCCATGGGCGTGGGCGAGGGACGTCTGGTGGCAAAGGCCCTGGCGATGACGGCCAAGCGCGGGCGGCTCATCGTCACCAACATCCACCCGATGCTCGAGCGCGAGATCTCGGTGAACCTGATGGACCTCACCCTGCAGGAGAAGCAGATCGTCGGCAGCCTGTACGGTTCGGCCAATCCGCGCGCCGACATCCCGAAGGTTCTGGAATTGTGGAGCGGTGGGTTCGTCGACCTCGACGCGATGGTCACACGCAGCTACCCGCTCGAGGGCGTCAACGACGGCTACGACGACATGCGCGCGGGTAACAACGTGCGTGGCATCCTGCGTTACCCGGCTGCCGACGCGCCAGAGGATCAGTCGTTGGAAAAGGCTGCTGCCGGCGTGTGA
- a CDS encoding phosphotransferase family protein yields the protein MVYTPTRGDLGGDAREVLDSWLPPRIAPDGTDFEISDLSAPDAGYSGKTVFLTATWTDPAGNRRRADLVLRMQASDHQLFTTPDAPRQAEIMKRLGRTARVAVPEIVCIERDSSILGAPFYLMRRVRGRTPSDVPSWHKRGWTTELSTPERELLYDNAIESLVAVHQVDDPDVLDFLREASATGSTGLARYLDNLRRWYEWARPDLAVGAETLARAFDAIMTGAPTTDREGVVWGDARVGNMCFADDMSVAALFDWETATTGPPEIDLGWWLMFEEFLCEALGFIRPAGILDSEATLRRYVELGGRVDGDIGYYKLLAAFVLSLINNRLAILLARDGLDMEIARRYPTTVVGLVDRYLTELSTGEPDDQQRTA from the coding sequence ATGGTCTACACACCGACCCGGGGTGACCTCGGCGGCGATGCACGCGAGGTTCTCGACTCCTGGCTTCCCCCGCGCATCGCACCCGACGGCACCGACTTCGAGATCTCGGATCTCTCGGCGCCGGATGCGGGCTATTCGGGCAAGACGGTATTCCTGACCGCGACGTGGACGGACCCGGCCGGAAACCGGCGACGCGCGGACCTCGTACTGCGGATGCAGGCATCGGACCACCAGTTGTTCACCACTCCGGACGCACCCCGCCAGGCCGAGATCATGAAACGGCTGGGCCGGACGGCGCGCGTCGCGGTTCCGGAGATCGTGTGCATCGAACGCGATTCCTCGATCCTCGGCGCCCCCTTCTATCTGATGCGACGTGTCCGTGGCCGCACGCCTTCGGACGTGCCGAGCTGGCACAAGCGTGGTTGGACCACCGAGCTCTCGACTCCCGAGCGAGAACTCCTCTACGACAACGCGATCGAGTCGTTGGTGGCCGTCCATCAGGTGGACGACCCGGACGTGCTGGACTTCCTGCGCGAAGCTTCCGCGACCGGGTCGACCGGGCTCGCCCGCTATCTCGACAACCTCCGACGTTGGTACGAGTGGGCTCGCCCCGATCTCGCCGTCGGCGCGGAGACCCTGGCGCGCGCGTTCGATGCCATCATGACCGGGGCGCCGACCACCGACCGCGAAGGCGTGGTGTGGGGTGATGCTCGTGTCGGGAACATGTGTTTCGCCGACGACATGTCGGTCGCCGCATTGTTCGACTGGGAGACCGCAACCACCGGACCCCCCGAGATCGATCTGGGTTGGTGGCTGATGTTCGAGGAATTCCTCTGTGAAGCACTCGGTTTCATCCGCCCCGCCGGTATCCTCGACAGCGAAGCGACTCTCCGTCGATACGTCGAACTCGGCGGACGAGTCGACGGCGACATCGGCTACTACAAACTGCTGGCAGCGTTTGTGCTGTCGCTCATCAACAACCGTCTCGCCATCCTGCTGGCCAGAGACGGTCTCGACATGGAGATCGCCCGCAGGTATCCCACCACCGTCGTCGGACTCGTGGACCGATATCTCACCGAACTGAGCACTGGAGAACCAGATGACCAACAGCGAACCGCCTGA